Proteins from a single region of Runella sp. SP2:
- a CDS encoding SGNH/GDSL hydrolase family protein yields MKTKRNVFLLATASLVLLWVVLELMGRVALTVVMKYPFWKPADKFYPELVKIQKENISQQDDTFDLLILGGSAVSLEFGLPINKTLDSLLKQTANGRKVRIFNAATPAHTSLDNLNKYRMLGKQRFDLVIYYEAINETRANNIPSELFSDDYRHVMWYYDLAIIKQHPEVNWTVLPFITHKGFNLLMDKLKGKKFLELNTVNPDFVQYGKEVKTGKPYQANIEQIILEARKRSEKLVLMTYALYVPPSVIGNGGYTDYRDFAKCPYPSPLWLWGDPVNVDTGVKAHNAILRKLAAQYGTYFVDMDQLLPRQKDYYCDLCHLTEKGGSEFAMLVVQYLFKEQLIPMTENQ; encoded by the coding sequence ATGAAAACAAAAAGGAATGTTTTCCTTCTGGCAACGGCCTCGCTGGTGTTGCTGTGGGTTGTGTTGGAGTTGATGGGCCGCGTCGCCCTCACCGTGGTGATGAAGTATCCTTTCTGGAAACCAGCTGATAAGTTCTATCCCGAACTGGTCAAGATTCAGAAAGAAAACATTTCGCAACAAGACGACACATTCGACTTGTTGATTTTGGGTGGTTCGGCGGTGAGTTTGGAGTTTGGACTACCGATTAATAAAACGCTGGATTCGTTGTTGAAACAGACTGCAAACGGTCGGAAAGTTCGCATTTTCAATGCCGCGACACCAGCACATACCTCGTTGGATAACCTTAATAAGTACCGAATGTTGGGGAAACAACGGTTCGATTTGGTGATTTACTACGAGGCCATCAATGAGACGCGTGCCAACAATATTCCGAGCGAACTTTTTTCGGACGATTATCGGCACGTAATGTGGTATTATGACTTGGCAATCATCAAACAACACCCCGAGGTCAACTGGACGGTGTTGCCGTTTATTACCCATAAAGGGTTTAACTTGTTGATGGATAAGTTAAAAGGGAAGAAATTTTTAGAACTGAATACGGTTAATCCCGATTTTGTTCAATACGGGAAAGAGGTAAAAACAGGAAAGCCTTATCAAGCCAATATTGAACAAATTATATTGGAGGCCCGCAAAAGAAGCGAAAAACTGGTGTTGATGACCTATGCTTTGTACGTGCCACCAAGCGTGATTGGGAACGGTGGATACACCGATTACCGCGATTTTGCCAAGTGCCCTTACCCATCGCCTTTGTGGCTTTGGGGCGACCCTGTCAATGTTGATACGGGAGTCAAAGCGCACAATGCCATTTTGCGAAAGTTGGCAGCCCAGTATGGTACCTATTTTGTGGATATGGATCAGCTTTTACCCCGTCAAAAGGACTATTACTGTGATTTGTGCCATTTGACTGAAAAAGGAGGAAGTGAGTTTGCGATGTTGGTCGTTCAGTATTTGTTCAAAGAGCAGTTGATTCCAATGACGGAGAATCAATGA
- a CDS encoding acyltransferase produces the protein MHQRLETLDTFRGVAALAVVLFHLTLHQYDAPFHLNWGATGVDLFFIISGFVIFLTLNKTQSVLDFVVARFSRLYPVYWAAVTLTALFMAIGSWLGYSQISLGEYIANMTMFQYYFGIRDLDGSYWTLIVEMLFYGVMLLGLWLNQLGRLEWYGLGLVMVQIILHGWVRVAAPSVYEVILKGFPLMNHFQLFWAGILFYKMFTQGYDKWRLVGIAIAYGVTLYLYDKTGRSNLFLSFGEYGITTTVYFVLFFLFVSHKLEWINNRVTLYLGTISYSLYVIHHYFTVGVITVLKDKFGWSFVQASTVALAAAFVLATAITYFIEKPSLQYLRVWYKNKKASYQTL, from the coding sequence ATGCATCAACGACTAGAAACACTGGATACATTTAGGGGAGTGGCAGCACTGGCAGTGGTGCTTTTTCACCTTACTTTGCACCAGTACGATGCTCCTTTTCATTTGAATTGGGGGGCAACAGGCGTTGATTTGTTCTTTATTATCAGTGGTTTTGTCATTTTTTTGACCCTAAATAAAACCCAAAGTGTACTTGACTTTGTTGTGGCTCGGTTTTCACGATTGTACCCTGTGTATTGGGCGGCAGTAACCCTCACGGCCTTGTTTATGGCCATTGGGAGTTGGCTAGGATACAGCCAAATCAGCTTGGGGGAGTACATTGCCAACATGACTATGTTTCAGTATTACTTCGGAATCAGGGACTTAGACGGGTCGTATTGGACATTGATTGTCGAAATGCTTTTTTATGGCGTCATGCTTTTAGGGCTTTGGCTCAATCAGCTAGGACGATTGGAGTGGTATGGATTGGGGCTGGTGATGGTTCAAATTATCCTCCACGGATGGGTGCGGGTGGCAGCTCCCAGTGTTTATGAAGTTATACTGAAAGGGTTTCCATTGATGAATCATTTTCAGCTTTTCTGGGCGGGTATCTTGTTTTACAAAATGTTCACCCAAGGATATGACAAATGGAGATTAGTTGGAATAGCAATTGCCTATGGAGTTACCTTATATTTGTACGATAAAACGGGACGTAGTAACCTGTTTTTGAGTTTTGGAGAGTACGGCATTACCACAACGGTTTATTTTGTGCTCTTTTTCTTGTTTGTGAGTCATAAGTTAGAGTGGATTAATAACCGCGTTACGCTTTACTTAGGAACAATTTCATACAGTCTATACGTGATTCATCATTATTTTACGGTAGGGGTAATCACGGTACTAAAGGATAAATTTGGGTGGTCGTTTGTGCAAGCGAGCACCGTCGCTTTGGCCGCAGCGTTCGTGTTGGCTACGGCCATTACTTATTTTATTGAAAAGCCTTCGTTGCAGTACTTACGTGTGTGGTACAAAAACAAAAAGGCATCGTATCAAACACTTTAA
- a CDS encoding glycosyltransferase family 2 protein — translation MNQKLSVVIPAYNEEKTIQTVLKAVASVQLIGGFEKEIIVVNDCSRDGTEAQILAFKANNPQVELAYFKHEVNQGKGAALHTGIRRATGTYLVIQDADLEYDPQEFNILLQPIVDGHADVVFGSRFMGGKAHRILFFWHSIGNKILTFGSNMFSNLNLTDMETCYKLFRADMIQGLELKEKRFGFEPEVTAKISRIPNIRIYEVGVSYYGRTYAEGKKINWKDGFRAIYCILRYGLFK, via the coding sequence GTGAATCAAAAGCTTAGTGTCGTCATTCCAGCCTACAACGAAGAAAAAACGATTCAAACGGTATTGAAAGCCGTGGCGTCGGTGCAGTTGATTGGTGGTTTTGAAAAAGAAATAATTGTGGTCAATGACTGTTCAAGAGACGGTACAGAAGCCCAAATTTTGGCGTTTAAGGCCAATAATCCGCAGGTTGAATTGGCCTACTTCAAACACGAAGTAAACCAAGGAAAAGGAGCTGCGCTACACACGGGAATTCGCCGTGCCACAGGAACGTATTTAGTCATTCAAGATGCAGACTTAGAATACGACCCCCAAGAGTTTAATATTTTGCTTCAACCCATCGTGGACGGCCACGCTGATGTGGTGTTTGGATCACGTTTTATGGGGGGAAAAGCGCACCGAATTTTGTTTTTCTGGCATTCAATCGGCAACAAAATTCTGACGTTTGGAAGCAATATGTTTAGTAACCTCAACCTGACCGATATGGAAACCTGCTACAAGCTGTTTCGTGCCGATATGATTCAGGGGCTTGAATTGAAGGAAAAACGTTTTGGTTTTGAACCAGAAGTCACGGCCAAAATCTCACGTATTCCCAATATCCGTATTTATGAAGTGGGAGTTTCGTATTACGGAAGAACGTATGCCGAAGGCAAAAAAATTAACTGGAAAGACGGCTTTAGGGCGATTTACTGTATTTTGAGATACGGCTTGTTTAAATAA
- a CDS encoding superoxide dismutase: protein MTTNFLRNALVVVLTAGSLQAIAQFTQAPLPYAPEALEPSIDKATMEIHYGRHHKAYITNLNTAVAGKPEEKLSIDALVKGITKETTPAIRNNGGGHWNHTFFWNIMAPGKGGMPSGELAAAITKEFGSFDEFKNKFKAAGAGRFGSGWAWLIVKDKKLVITSTPNQDNPLMPVADVQGAPILGIDVWEHAYYLKYQNKRPDYLDAFWNVVNWDKVAELYAAASK, encoded by the coding sequence ATGACAACTAATTTTCTTAGAAACGCACTTGTAGTGGTTCTTACAGCAGGGTCGTTGCAGGCAATCGCCCAATTCACGCAAGCTCCACTTCCGTATGCTCCAGAAGCGCTTGAGCCTAGCATCGACAAAGCAACGATGGAAATTCACTATGGCCGTCACCACAAAGCATACATCACCAACCTCAATACGGCAGTGGCAGGAAAGCCCGAAGAAAAATTGAGCATTGATGCTTTGGTAAAAGGAATTACGAAAGAAACAACTCCTGCCATTCGTAACAATGGCGGCGGTCACTGGAACCATACGTTCTTCTGGAACATCATGGCACCTGGCAAAGGAGGCATGCCTTCGGGAGAATTAGCCGCAGCGATTACCAAAGAATTTGGTTCATTCGACGAATTTAAAAACAAATTCAAAGCTGCTGGCGCGGGTCGTTTTGGCTCTGGTTGGGCTTGGTTGATTGTAAAAGACAAAAAACTTGTCATCACTTCTACGCCAAACCAAGACAATCCACTCATGCCCGTAGCCGACGTACAAGGCGCACCTATTCTAGGGATTGACGTGTGGGAACACGCTTACTACTTGAAATATCAAAACAAACGCCCTGACTACCTCGATGCGTTTTGGAACGTTGTTAACTGGGACAAAGTAGCTGAGCTTTACGCAGCAGCGTCGAAGTAA
- a CDS encoding glycosyltransferase family 4 protein, translating to MRVLIVHNQLWAHYKSKLFSELHRFAPQYGLEIKVVQIALSEKSRANMGEAEAFRYDYDYEVLFKTSLDQVSLWARTKALLAKIHAYRPDVLNLTGWYDPAQWVLLFYAKLRGIKVVISNESNVRDHVRMGLKERFKQFLLSQADVFFCFGKSSAAYLEKLGVKSAQIVTQRAAIVDNDVILEHYHRAFAQRESRKNARNWASYNFIFVGRLIPPKNLPLLLQAFAEVQKSAPDWGLVLLGEGEQKAELQTMAASIPNVRFEAGVPWYEVAEFLALADVLVLPSESEPWGLVVNEAMICGLPVLVSEPSGCVDDLVQVGKNGWVFDPHLLPDFVRKLCLFVDNAENLTQMGEKSRQIVADFEPQKVAHEMLRGIKSLVH from the coding sequence ATGCGCGTTCTCATCGTCCATAATCAACTTTGGGCACACTACAAGTCCAAGTTATTCAGTGAATTACACCGTTTTGCTCCCCAATACGGGCTTGAAATTAAGGTGGTGCAAATTGCACTTTCTGAAAAAAGTCGGGCCAATATGGGTGAGGCAGAGGCTTTTCGGTACGATTACGACTACGAAGTACTTTTTAAAACATCCCTCGACCAAGTGAGCCTTTGGGCGCGAACCAAAGCCCTACTGGCTAAAATTCATGCCTATCGTCCTGATGTGCTGAATCTCACGGGCTGGTACGATCCTGCGCAGTGGGTATTGCTTTTTTATGCCAAACTGCGGGGTATTAAAGTAGTGATTTCTAATGAATCGAACGTGCGCGACCACGTTCGGATGGGACTCAAAGAGCGATTTAAGCAGTTTTTGTTGAGCCAAGCCGATGTCTTTTTCTGTTTTGGGAAATCTTCGGCTGCGTACTTGGAAAAACTGGGCGTAAAATCTGCTCAGATAGTGACGCAAAGAGCCGCTATTGTGGATAATGACGTCATTTTAGAACATTACCACCGTGCGTTTGCCCAACGAGAAAGCCGTAAAAACGCTAGAAATTGGGCATCTTATAACTTCATTTTTGTAGGCCGATTGATTCCTCCCAAAAACCTGCCACTGCTGCTTCAAGCTTTTGCCGAAGTACAGAAAAGTGCGCCCGATTGGGGGCTAGTACTTTTGGGAGAAGGTGAACAAAAAGCGGAACTACAAACGATGGCCGCGTCTATTCCCAACGTTCGATTTGAGGCGGGCGTACCTTGGTACGAAGTAGCCGAATTCCTAGCTTTAGCCGATGTGTTGGTCTTGCCAAGTGAGTCGGAGCCTTGGGGGCTGGTGGTCAATGAAGCCATGATATGCGGGCTGCCTGTATTGGTATCGGAACCTTCGGGTTGTGTGGACGATTTGGTACAAGTGGGCAAAAATGGTTGGGTATTTGACCCACATCTGTTGCCTGATTTTGTGCGTAAGTTGTGCCTTTTTGTGGATAACGCTGAAAATTTGACCCAAATGGGAGAAAAATCAAGGCAAATCGTTGCGGATTTTGAACCCCAAAAAGTTGCCCATGAAATGCTTCGAGGTATAAAAAGTTTAGTACACTAG
- a CDS encoding VCBS repeat-containing protein has product MKKLLFILIQLSTASLFAQSPTPNFKIQVIDNQISIGYGLAIGDVDGDQRKDILLADQKEIVWYRNGDWKRFVMAANLTTKDNVCIAARDIDGDGRVEVAVGAMWNPAETKDITQSGAVFYLIRPKDPTQLWEPVRLHHEITTHRMRWAKVDKNKYQLIVAPLHGLGNSNGEGVGVKLLGYDVPKNPKQAWPYHLIDSTLHITHNFEIWEDKDLTRLLIGSKEGGKVVSYQKAQWMPTQQWVGAGTGVGEVRRGYLPNKKPFVAAVSPWHGNQLVVLDTHTNTKKVLTTRLNQGHALVCEDFLGTGSSQIAVGWRNPNADKKLGVRLFVPKDANGEDWEEFTLDESVMMACEDLQAADLDNDGDLDLIASGRSTLNVLVYWNQRISK; this is encoded by the coding sequence ATGAAAAAGCTACTTTTTATCCTTATCCAACTATCCACGGCCTCACTTTTTGCCCAATCCCCTACCCCCAACTTTAAAATTCAAGTCATTGATAATCAAATTAGTATTGGGTATGGACTAGCCATTGGCGACGTAGATGGCGACCAACGAAAAGATATTTTACTCGCCGACCAAAAAGAGATTGTTTGGTATAGAAATGGCGATTGGAAACGCTTTGTCATGGCAGCAAATCTTACTACTAAAGACAACGTCTGTATCGCCGCCCGCGACATCGACGGCGACGGTCGCGTAGAGGTAGCCGTAGGGGCAATGTGGAACCCCGCCGAAACCAAAGACATCACACAATCGGGAGCAGTTTTTTATTTGATTCGCCCCAAAGACCCTACTCAACTTTGGGAACCCGTACGCCTTCACCACGAAATCACAACCCACCGAATGCGTTGGGCAAAAGTTGATAAAAATAAATACCAACTCATCGTTGCGCCGCTTCACGGACTAGGAAATTCCAATGGCGAGGGAGTAGGCGTAAAACTATTGGGGTACGATGTTCCTAAAAACCCCAAACAAGCTTGGCCTTATCACCTGATTGATTCAACGCTGCACATCACACACAATTTTGAAATTTGGGAAGACAAAGACCTGACCCGCCTTCTGATTGGTAGCAAAGAAGGTGGCAAGGTTGTAAGTTATCAAAAAGCACAGTGGATGCCCACGCAGCAATGGGTAGGTGCAGGAACGGGTGTGGGTGAAGTGCGTCGCGGATATTTGCCCAACAAAAAGCCTTTTGTGGCTGCCGTTAGTCCTTGGCATGGCAATCAGCTCGTTGTTCTAGATACTCACACCAACACCAAAAAGGTACTGACCACCCGCCTCAATCAAGGCCACGCTCTGGTTTGTGAAGATTTTTTGGGAACGGGTTCTTCACAAATCGCGGTAGGGTGGCGCAATCCGAACGCCGATAAAAAATTGGGCGTGCGGTTGTTTGTTCCCAAAGATGCCAATGGCGAAGATTGGGAAGAGTTTACGTTGGACGAAAGTGTCATGATGGCCTGCGAAGACCTACAAGCCGCCGACCTCGACAATGACGGCGATTTAGACCTCATTGCGTCGGGTCGTTCTACGCTCAACGTCTTGGTATATTGGAATCAGCGCATTTCAAAATAG
- a CDS encoding glycosyltransferase translates to MMRIPERTLIYDRDISGHHLDYLQFLVEYLKKMPETVRSQFVFVLHEGAKARFGKDEKYVQFRYIPGKQLEAFMALTSVLRRASAEMDYLTSLVNEYNANRIIFMHIDAFQYEVGRGAIRRLGVKLSGLLFLPFRKYYEDGSTFKAKVRRDLRGLRKGLQLTWMLRNPNLEKIFFLNDKQGVKEYNQRFGQRFDFLPDPIEVGQMAEQSVEILKDEYGVEATRRVFLIYGHLSARKNVSNILEGLKQISAEERQKMCFLICGEPEKGYENTLFSAIQEAEKNYPEIQFVKHFRFFDPHSTNEVFKIVDVVLVPYINFYSSSNILGLAAKYSKPLIASNLGVMEGLVTHYKLGVTVPPNRPEAIGEAMQRYLHLNQIDIDGKPYLQDHSAEVFCQKLLF, encoded by the coding sequence ATGATGAGAATTCCCGAACGTACGCTTATTTACGACCGAGACATCAGCGGGCACCATTTGGACTATTTACAGTTTTTGGTAGAATACCTCAAAAAAATGCCCGAAACGGTTCGTAGCCAATTTGTTTTTGTGCTCCACGAAGGAGCAAAAGCGCGATTTGGTAAAGACGAGAAGTACGTCCAGTTTCGTTATATTCCAGGGAAACAATTAGAGGCATTCATGGCGCTAACGAGCGTTCTGCGTCGTGCTTCTGCCGAAATGGATTACCTGACAAGTTTGGTTAACGAGTACAATGCCAATCGCATTATCTTTATGCACATCGACGCCTTTCAGTATGAGGTTGGGCGTGGGGCAATTCGGCGATTAGGGGTTAAGTTGTCAGGCTTGTTGTTTTTACCTTTTCGCAAGTACTACGAGGATGGCTCTACCTTCAAAGCAAAAGTGCGTCGTGACTTGCGTGGACTACGGAAAGGATTGCAGCTTACTTGGATGTTGCGAAACCCAAACTTGGAAAAAATTTTTTTCCTCAACGACAAACAAGGGGTAAAAGAATACAACCAACGTTTTGGACAACGTTTCGATTTTTTGCCTGACCCCATCGAAGTGGGTCAGATGGCGGAGCAATCGGTCGAAATCCTTAAAGACGAGTACGGAGTGGAGGCTACCCGTCGCGTGTTTTTAATCTATGGGCATTTATCGGCCCGAAAAAACGTCTCCAACATTCTTGAAGGACTAAAGCAAATTTCTGCCGAAGAGCGTCAAAAAATGTGTTTTTTGATATGCGGTGAGCCCGAAAAAGGGTATGAGAATACCTTGTTTTCGGCCATCCAAGAAGCCGAAAAAAATTACCCCGAAATTCAATTTGTAAAGCATTTTCGGTTTTTTGACCCGCATAGTACCAACGAAGTGTTTAAAATCGTTGATGTGGTCCTGGTACCTTACATCAATTTTTATAGTTCGAGTAATATTTTAGGATTAGCAGCTAAGTACAGTAAGCCTTTGATTGCCTCCAATTTGGGGGTGATGGAAGGTTTGGTGACACACTATAAATTGGGGGTAACAGTCCCTCCGAACCGCCCCGAAGCCATAGGGGAAGCGATGCAGCGTTATTTACACCTAAATCAGATTGACATAGACGGTAAGCCTTATCTGCAAGACCATTCTGCGGAGGTTTTCTGTCAGAAGTTATTATTCTAA